A window of the Mucilaginibacter sp. cycad4 genome harbors these coding sequences:
- a CDS encoding glycosyl hydrolase: protein MQNIYKKAFVALLLVNVLGLSTKSFAQTKIPKPDKLYSGFKTTPDSVQTSVYWYWISGNVSKEGVVKDLESMKKVGINRAFIGNIGLDEIPYGKVKMFSAEWWDILHTALKTATRLNIDIGIFNSPGWSQSGGPWVKPQQAMRYLASSTLAAKGPVKLDKKLDQPQKQFQDVKVIAFPAPAGYGERMASSFISSLPVDPHVNNLVDGDENTVYTIPNNPKPSITIDAASPYTARSFVFYPAHKALRFEGEILARDAAGFYQTIKHFVVDRSNPNLNVGFSPYAPAAVSIPATTSQSFRIVFSAGSQGSDIAELKISASPNVESYAEKTLAKMYQTPLPYWKEYQWQPQPVVDDQQYMINPQKVIDISKYMQADGTLKWDVPTGNWIIMRTGMTPTQVTNAPAPPEGRGLEVDKMSKKHIAEHFDAFLGQILKRIPAADRKSFKVAVEDSYETGSQNWTDELLKNFKAKFGYDALPYLPVLSGSVVGSQDQSDRFLWDLRRFIADKVAYDYVGGLRDVSHKHGLTTWLENYGHWGFPGEFLQYGGQSDEIGGEFWSEGDLGNIENRAASSSAHIYGKNKVSAESFTCAGGSFTRYPAMMKQRGDRFFTEGINNTLLHVFISQPADNRVPGANAWFSNEFNRNNTWFYDMGMFISYIKRCNYMLRQGKYVADVAYFIGEDAPKMTGVRDPELPQGYSFDYINAELLNGRAKIVNGRLALPGGMSYKLLVLPKLATMRPELLKTITRLVNDGLTVLGPKPERSPSLQNYGTADAEIKKMAAVLWGNIDSVSVNIHRYGKGMVIDGMDLEHALKLINVTPDCKFNTVGQALFIHRKLGDGDMYFVSNQTAQSIDINAAFRVQGKAPEFWDATTGGSRNLPNYKQEGGITTVPLKLDAYQSIFIIFRKPANVNAGKYENFPDQQVLVDVNTPWQVTFDAKRWGPANPVTFDKLIDWTLRPEDEIKYYSGPAVYHNTFNIARIEKDKHLLLNLEQVKAMAKVKVNGIAVGGVWTAPYQLDITNALKPGNNTVDIEVVNTWVNRLIGDSKLPANERHTWTNVNPYKPDSQLEASGLTGPVTIKLVVY from the coding sequence ATGCAAAATATCTACAAAAAGGCCTTTGTTGCACTGCTTTTGGTTAATGTGCTTGGCTTAAGCACCAAAAGTTTTGCCCAAACTAAAATACCTAAACCAGATAAACTCTACAGCGGTTTTAAAACCACACCCGACTCTGTTCAAACCAGTGTGTACTGGTATTGGATTTCGGGTAATGTATCTAAAGAAGGTGTGGTTAAAGACCTTGAATCGATGAAAAAGGTGGGCATCAACCGGGCGTTCATCGGTAACATTGGTTTGGATGAAATTCCCTACGGCAAGGTGAAAATGTTTTCGGCCGAGTGGTGGGATATTTTACATACGGCACTCAAAACCGCTACCAGGCTCAATATCGATATAGGTATTTTCAACAGCCCGGGCTGGAGCCAGTCGGGCGGGCCCTGGGTTAAGCCCCAACAGGCCATGAGGTACCTTGCTTCCTCAACTTTAGCTGCTAAAGGGCCGGTAAAGCTTGATAAAAAGCTTGATCAACCTCAAAAGCAATTCCAGGATGTAAAGGTTATAGCTTTCCCGGCACCTGCGGGTTACGGAGAGCGAATGGCAAGCTCATTCATTAGTTCCTTACCTGTTGATCCGCACGTTAATAACCTCGTTGACGGCGACGAAAATACCGTGTATACCATTCCTAACAATCCAAAGCCATCAATAACTATTGATGCCGCCTCGCCATATACTGCGCGCAGCTTTGTTTTTTATCCGGCGCATAAGGCATTACGCTTTGAAGGAGAGATCCTGGCCCGTGATGCCGCAGGCTTTTACCAAACCATCAAACATTTTGTGGTGGATAGGAGCAACCCTAACCTTAATGTCGGCTTCAGTCCGTATGCACCTGCCGCGGTTTCTATTCCGGCAACAACAAGCCAAAGCTTTCGTATTGTATTCAGCGCAGGCTCGCAGGGCAGTGATATAGCTGAGCTTAAAATTTCGGCCTCGCCTAATGTGGAGAGTTATGCCGAAAAAACTTTGGCAAAAATGTATCAGACACCGCTGCCGTATTGGAAGGAATACCAATGGCAGCCGCAGCCGGTAGTTGATGACCAGCAATATATGATCAATCCGCAAAAAGTGATCGATATATCCAAATATATGCAGGCTGATGGCACCCTGAAATGGGACGTACCCACCGGCAACTGGATCATTATGCGCACCGGTATGACACCCACTCAGGTTACTAACGCTCCCGCACCGCCTGAAGGCCGTGGTTTAGAAGTTGACAAAATGAGCAAAAAGCATATTGCCGAACATTTTGACGCTTTTCTTGGCCAGATCCTGAAACGCATCCCCGCAGCCGACCGCAAAAGCTTTAAGGTAGCTGTTGAGGATAGTTACGAAACAGGCAGCCAAAACTGGACGGATGAACTGCTTAAAAACTTCAAAGCAAAATTTGGGTACGATGCCCTGCCGTACCTGCCCGTATTAAGCGGCAGCGTAGTTGGCAGCCAGGATCAAAGCGACCGGTTTTTGTGGGATTTACGGCGTTTTATTGCAGATAAAGTTGCTTACGATTATGTTGGCGGCCTGCGGGATGTGAGCCACAAGCACGGCCTTACCACCTGGCTGGAAAACTACGGGCACTGGGGTTTTCCGGGTGAGTTTTTGCAGTACGGTGGTCAGTCGGACGAGATTGGTGGCGAGTTTTGGAGCGAGGGTGATCTGGGTAATATCGAAAACCGGGCAGCTTCGTCATCGGCGCATATCTACGGTAAAAACAAAGTTTCGGCCGAGTCGTTTACCTGTGCAGGCGGATCATTTACACGCTACCCGGCCATGATGAAACAACGTGGTGACCGCTTTTTTACCGAGGGGATTAACAATACCTTATTGCATGTATTTATCTCGCAGCCGGCCGATAACAGGGTGCCGGGGGCAAATGCCTGGTTCTCCAACGAGTTTAACCGCAACAATACCTGGTTTTATGATATGGGCATGTTTATCAGCTATATCAAACGGTGTAATTACATGCTGAGGCAGGGTAAATATGTAGCCGATGTAGCTTATTTTATCGGCGAGGATGCCCCTAAAATGACAGGTGTACGTGACCCGGAACTGCCGCAAGGCTATTCGTTTGATTATATCAATGCCGAGTTGCTGAATGGAAGAGCTAAAATTGTTAATGGCAGGCTGGCGTTGCCTGGCGGCATGAGCTACAAACTATTGGTATTGCCCAAACTGGCAACCATGCGGCCCGAACTTTTGAAAACCATTACCAGATTGGTTAATGATGGATTGACTGTATTAGGCCCCAAACCTGAGCGCTCACCAAGTCTGCAAAATTACGGCACTGCTGATGCGGAGATCAAAAAGATGGCGGCAGTACTTTGGGGTAATATCGATAGTGTTTCGGTAAATATTCATAGGTATGGCAAGGGTATGGTTATTGACGGAATGGATCTGGAGCACGCATTGAAACTGATTAATGTAACGCCCGATTGTAAGTTTAATACCGTAGGGCAGGCGCTGTTCATTCACCGTAAACTCGGCGATGGTGATATGTATTTTGTATCCAACCAAACCGCACAATCAATAGATATTAACGCAGCTTTCAGGGTGCAGGGAAAAGCACCGGAATTTTGGGATGCCACAACCGGTGGTAGCCGTAACCTGCCCAATTATAAACAGGAGGGAGGTATTACTACTGTGCCGCTTAAACTCGATGCTTATCAAAGCATATTTATAATTTTCAGGAAACCAGCCAATGTAAACGCCGGTAAATATGAAAACTTCCCCGATCAGCAGGTTTTGGTTGACGTAAATACTCCATGGCAGGTTACCTTTGATGCTAAAAGATGGGGGCCTGCAAACCCGGTTACCTTTGATAAACTGATTGACTGGACATTGAGGCCGGAGGATGAAATTAAATATTATTCGGGCCCGGCAGTTTACCATAATACGTTTAATATTGCCCGAATTGAAAAGGACAAACACCTGCTGCTTAACCTGGAACAGGTAAAAGCCATGGCCAAAGTAAAGGTGAACGGTATTGCAGTTGGCGGCGTATGGACGGCCCCTTATCAGCTTGATATAACCAATGCGCTTAAACCGGGCAATAACACCGTAGATATTGAGGTGGTGAACACCTGGGTTAACCGTTTAATTGGCGATAGTAAATTACCCGCTAATGAACGCCACACCTGGACCAACGTGAATCCATATAAGCCCGATAGCCAGCTGGAAGCTTCGGGATTAACAGGGCCGGTGACTATTAAATTGGTAGTGTATTGA
- a CDS encoding alpha-L-rhamnosidase C-terminal domain-containing protein codes for MKKILLIIILSITGFINQAQELPPVFDAKRSAEAQSTETVRKYLSPVRVLWKSPDAATNIINAEKLLKRGDGQADLSGSDLCILQSNEKGKPGLLLDFGKELHGGLQLVTDQSRGGKPVRVRIRFGESASEAMSNIDTIKGATNDHAMRDMIISLPWLGKLEIGNTGFRFVRIDLVDENSQLKLKEARAIFIYRDIPYLGSFKCSDTLLNKIWLTGAYTVHLNMQDYLWDGIKRDRLVWVGDMHPETSTIAAVFGDNAVVPKSLDLARDITPLPGYMNGMVSYSMWWILIQHDWYMYTGNLKYLQQQKAYLVKLLNQYAVQVNANGSEKLDGAGRFLDWPSSENKPAIHAGLQAMLVMTLNAGAELCKILNDPATAKKCEAAVAKLKTNVPDANGSKQAAALLGLSGLWPAQKANEILSAGGVHNYSTFFGYYMLLAKAKAGDYRGGIDAIRNFWGPMLNLGATTFWEDFNIDWLPNASRIDELIPDGKKDIHGDYGAYCYKGFRHSLSHGWASGPTPWLTEYVLGVKVIAPGCKVIKIEPHLGDLSFAEGTYPTPYGIVKIKHVKQADGKVKTTVNAPVGVKLVQ; via the coding sequence ATGAAGAAAATATTACTCATCATCATCCTATCCATCACCGGTTTTATCAACCAGGCCCAGGAACTCCCGCCGGTTTTTGACGCTAAACGCTCTGCCGAAGCACAATCGACAGAAACGGTGAGGAAATATCTTTCACCGGTCCGCGTCCTTTGGAAATCGCCCGATGCAGCTACCAATATTATCAATGCCGAAAAACTTTTAAAACGAGGTGACGGGCAGGCCGATCTTTCGGGTAGTGACTTGTGCATTCTCCAAAGTAATGAAAAGGGCAAACCTGGTTTACTGCTTGATTTTGGTAAGGAACTGCACGGCGGTTTGCAATTGGTAACCGATCAGTCAAGGGGCGGCAAGCCGGTGAGGGTGCGTATCCGTTTTGGTGAATCGGCCAGCGAGGCCATGTCAAATATCGATACTATAAAAGGCGCTACTAACGACCATGCCATGCGCGATATGATCATATCACTGCCATGGCTGGGCAAGCTGGAAATAGGCAATACCGGCTTTCGTTTTGTGCGGATAGACCTGGTAGATGAGAATAGCCAGCTTAAACTGAAAGAAGCAAGGGCTATTTTTATTTACCGCGATATTCCTTACCTGGGCTCATTTAAATGCAGCGATACGTTGCTTAATAAAATCTGGCTTACCGGTGCCTACACCGTGCACCTCAACATGCAGGATTACCTCTGGGATGGTATTAAACGCGACCGCCTGGTTTGGGTAGGAGATATGCATCCCGAAACATCGACCATTGCTGCTGTATTTGGCGACAATGCCGTAGTACCCAAAAGTCTTGACCTGGCCCGGGATATTACCCCCTTGCCCGGTTATATGAACGGGATGGTATCCTACTCCATGTGGTGGATCCTGATCCAGCACGATTGGTATATGTACACCGGTAATCTCAAATACCTGCAACAGCAAAAAGCTTACCTGGTAAAATTGCTGAATCAGTACGCTGTACAGGTTAATGCCAACGGCAGTGAAAAACTGGACGGCGCGGGTAGGTTTTTAGACTGGCCATCGAGCGAAAATAAACCCGCTATCCATGCCGGTTTACAGGCTATGCTGGTTATGACCCTCAATGCCGGTGCCGAACTCTGCAAAATACTGAATGATCCTGCCACTGCAAAAAAATGTGAAGCCGCGGTGGCCAAGCTTAAAACCAATGTACCCGACGCCAACGGTTCAAAACAGGCGGCAGCTTTATTGGGTTTGTCGGGCTTGTGGCCTGCCCAAAAGGCAAATGAGATCCTTTCTGCTGGTGGGGTGCATAATTACTCTACCTTTTTTGGATACTATATGCTGCTGGCCAAAGCCAAAGCCGGCGATTACCGGGGTGGAATTGACGCTATCCGCAACTTTTGGGGGCCGATGCTGAATTTGGGTGCCACCACCTTTTGGGAAGATTTTAATATCGACTGGCTCCCCAATGCCTCGCGGATAGACGAACTGATACCAGATGGGAAAAAAGATATCCATGGTGATTATGGCGCTTATTGTTATAAAGGATTCAGGCACAGTCTTTCGCATGGCTGGGCATCAGGGCCAACACCCTGGTTAACCGAGTATGTATTGGGGGTGAAGGTAATTGCTCCGGGCTGTAAGGTAATTAAAATTGAACCACATTTGGGCGATCTCAGTTTTGCCGAAGGCACTTATCCAACCCCGTATGGTATTGTGAAAATTAAACATGTTAAGCAGGCCGATGGAAAAGTAAAAACTACCGTTAATGCACCTGTAGGTGTTAAGTTGGTTCAGTAA
- a CDS encoding IS110 family transposase — protein sequence MSKTLEIVHPNAAGIDIGSRNFFVDAGEDQIRIFPTFTADCNAIRDYLLSLGINTVAMESTGVYWITLYTVLEEAGVEVYLVNGRDVKNVPGRKSDVKDCQWLRQLHGYGLLRKSFIPEIEMRKVRSYLRLRQDHIRAAATQVHLMQKALTQMNIRFTEVINDISGASGIRMITAILGGERDAITLAELCHERILEKKRDLVIKSLEGHYSEEHLFALRQAYGTCCYYNSLIKECDAEIERQLKDMSKDKDDIETAVKRKPIRYHKPEIDNLHKPLLKLTGGKDPIGIAGITDYSFLQIVSEVGTDMSPWPTEKHFSGWLKLAPMKSSSGKMHKRVRMKRQNNAGLIFRNLAQGLLNSKHLALGAFGRRIRARRGSPIAIKAIARKIACYYYRVMTNGSEFVEKGIEAYQNHLKEQKRKQLEKLALQFNMQLVPA from the coding sequence ATGTCAAAAACACTTGAGATCGTCCATCCCAATGCGGCAGGGATAGATATTGGCAGCAGAAATTTCTTTGTAGATGCAGGCGAAGATCAGATCCGTATCTTCCCCACTTTTACGGCAGACTGTAACGCGATCCGTGATTACTTGCTTTCTTTAGGTATCAATACAGTAGCGATGGAATCCACGGGTGTTTACTGGATAACACTATACACAGTTTTGGAGGAAGCGGGTGTAGAAGTTTACCTTGTAAATGGGCGTGATGTAAAAAATGTCCCAGGTCGAAAAAGCGATGTGAAAGACTGTCAGTGGCTTCGTCAATTGCATGGCTATGGCCTTTTACGGAAAAGTTTTATACCGGAAATTGAAATGCGTAAAGTTAGAAGTTACCTCCGTTTGCGGCAAGATCATATCCGTGCCGCCGCCACACAGGTTCACTTGATGCAGAAAGCTCTAACCCAAATGAATATCCGTTTTACAGAAGTGATTAACGATATCAGCGGAGCGAGCGGAATACGCATGATAACAGCCATACTTGGAGGCGAAAGAGATGCCATTACGCTGGCAGAATTATGTCATGAGCGGATACTGGAAAAGAAAAGAGATCTGGTGATTAAATCACTGGAGGGGCATTATAGCGAGGAGCATCTGTTCGCCTTGCGTCAGGCTTATGGCACCTGTTGCTATTACAATAGTTTAATAAAAGAATGCGATGCAGAGATAGAGCGTCAGTTAAAAGATATGTCAAAAGATAAAGACGATATTGAAACAGCTGTAAAACGCAAACCGATTCGTTACCATAAACCTGAAATAGATAACCTGCATAAGCCTTTGCTGAAATTGACAGGAGGCAAAGACCCGATAGGCATAGCAGGAATAACCGATTACAGTTTTCTCCAGATCGTAAGCGAGGTGGGAACAGATATGAGTCCCTGGCCAACAGAAAAGCACTTTAGTGGCTGGTTGAAACTGGCACCGATGAAATCGAGTTCGGGAAAGATGCATAAACGGGTACGGATGAAGCGTCAAAATAATGCAGGGCTGATATTCAGAAATCTGGCCCAGGGTCTATTGAACAGCAAACACCTCGCTCTTGGGGCATTTGGTCGGAGAATACGTGCAAGGCGGGGAAGTCCTATCGCCATAAAGGCAATAGCGCGAAAGATAGCGTGCTATTATTATAGGGTAATGACTAATGGCAGTGAGTTTGTAGAAAAAGGAATAGAGGCCTATCAAAACCATTTAAAAGAACAGAAAAGGAAGCAACTTGAAAAATTGGCACTACAGTTTAATATGCAATTAGTCCCTGCATAA
- a CDS encoding VOC family protein: protein MIPLFKCRNLRQAVGFYTNVLDFRLKYPEATADDGVIDLISEFGELQLTVYESDRLFGSVVNVWVDDVDSRFIHYVSRGLDTSVKKESPVHQGPTDQTWGTREFYVTDIDGNTLRFCQPQS from the coding sequence ATGATCCCACTTTTTAAATGCAGGAATTTGCGGCAGGCCGTCGGTTTTTATACCAATGTGCTTGATTTCAGGCTCAAATACCCTGAAGCCACGGCTGATGACGGCGTTATTGACCTTATAAGTGAATTTGGAGAGCTGCAGCTAACCGTATATGAAAGCGACCGCTTGTTTGGTTCGGTGGTAAATGTTTGGGTTGATGATGTGGATAGCCGGTTTATACATTACGTATCCCGCGGGTTGGATACCTCTGTTAAAAAAGAGTCGCCCGTTCACCAGGGACCAACGGATCAAACCTGGGGAACGCGCGAGTTTTATGTTACCGATATTGATGGAAATACTTTACGCTTTTGCCAGCCGCAAAGTTAA
- a CDS encoding diacylglycerol kinase family protein: MKFKQIHFIINPASGKEEPILSYINKVLDGSGIGWDISVTKRNTSAGSIAKALVGKSQLVAVYGGDGCVTEVAAALHGTTTPMAIIPGGTANVMAKELNIPQETTLALELLKNNTGKLNAVDMGMMNGKPFLLRVNCGIMADMVLQADRELKDNIGQLAYGITAIKTINEAEPVKYQLEIDDQVIEEEAVSLTVTNSGNIGIGDFTLQPGISITDGLLDVILLKDNSFTSILKIAGSALLQNKTDAVRHWQCRRVVIRTKADQKFICDDFEQQAKKIEIEVIPASINILVPRNES; this comes from the coding sequence ATGAAATTCAAACAAATCCATTTTATCATCAATCCGGCTTCGGGTAAAGAGGAACCCATTTTATCATACATCAACAAAGTACTGGATGGCAGCGGCATCGGCTGGGACATCAGCGTAACTAAAAGAAACACAAGCGCAGGTAGCATAGCCAAAGCTCTTGTTGGCAAGTCGCAATTAGTAGCGGTGTATGGTGGCGATGGATGCGTTACTGAGGTAGCGGCCGCCCTGCATGGTACAACTACCCCCATGGCGATAATCCCCGGAGGGACGGCCAATGTTATGGCTAAAGAGTTAAATATCCCGCAGGAAACAACTTTGGCACTTGAACTGCTCAAAAATAACACCGGTAAGTTAAACGCAGTTGATATGGGGATGATGAACGGCAAGCCATTTTTGTTGAGGGTAAATTGCGGAATCATGGCCGATATGGTGCTGCAGGCAGATCGGGAGCTGAAAGATAATATCGGTCAGCTGGCCTATGGCATTACCGCTATCAAAACCATAAACGAGGCCGAGCCGGTTAAGTATCAACTCGAAATAGATGATCAGGTGATTGAAGAAGAGGCGGTTTCTTTAACGGTAACCAACTCGGGCAATATAGGCATCGGTGATTTTACACTTCAGCCGGGTATCAGTATTACGGATGGACTGCTGGATGTTATTTTATTAAAAGACAACAGCTTTACTTCTATACTCAAAATAGCAGGTAGTGCATTACTTCAAAACAAAACCGATGCAGTTAGGCACTGGCAATGCAGGCGGGTGGTGATCCGCACCAAAGCCGATCAAAAATTTATCTGTGATGATTTTGAACAGCAGGCAAAAAAGATAGAGATTGAAGTAATACCTGCTTCAATAAATATATTGGTACCCCGTAATGAAAGTTGA
- a CDS encoding dual specificity protein phosphatase produces MLSKIKSIITLVIIFFQKIYDNIYRVFAGMPTLKRSQITANLFLGSQYNLLGLRKMKALGITAIINMRIHSVYSEAQYEGFHYLHLPTVDNTPPSMDILMKGADFADAEIKKGGKVYIHCRQGLGRGPTMTIAYLLKTGLTFQDAFNLVKRVRTFINPRPGQIERLKELEQYYKINKQEQTMV; encoded by the coding sequence ATGTTAAGTAAAATAAAAAGTATCATAACGTTGGTTATCATATTCTTCCAGAAGATATATGATAACATTTACCGTGTTTTTGCGGGGATGCCTACACTTAAAAGAAGCCAGATCACGGCCAACCTGTTTTTAGGCAGCCAGTATAACTTACTCGGTTTAAGAAAAATGAAGGCATTGGGTATCACTGCGATAATCAATATGCGGATACATTCGGTATACAGCGAGGCTCAATATGAGGGTTTTCATTACCTGCATTTACCCACAGTTGATAATACACCGCCGTCAATGGATATCCTGATGAAAGGCGCTGATTTTGCAGATGCTGAAATAAAAAAAGGCGGCAAAGTTTATATTCATTGCAGGCAAGGCCTGGGCCGGGGGCCAACCATGACAATTGCCTATCTTCTTAAAACAGGCCTTACATTTCAGGATGCCTTCAATCTTGTAAAAAGGGTACGCACTTTCATTAATCCCCGGCCGGGGCAAATCGAACGGCTGAAAGAACTGGAGCAATATTATAAAATAAATAAGCAGGAACAAACAATGGTATAA
- a CDS encoding (2Fe-2S)-binding protein encodes MSTTKPCTPTDGEDISNGTRRDFLKQTSLLTGIALTPGTVVKAAENQWDEKLAGVFEKQALHLEVNGVKQELMVEPRVTLLEVLREHLGLTGTKKGCDRGQCGACTVHVNGVRINSCLSLALTNDGKKITTIEGLAKEEELHPMQEAFIKHDGFQCGYCTSGQIMSAVALLKEGHAGSETEIREFMSGNICRCGAYPNIVKAIQEVKGDMV; translated from the coding sequence ATGTCTACAACAAAGCCCTGCACTCCAACCGACGGCGAAGACATCTCAAACGGAACGCGCCGTGATTTCCTTAAGCAAACATCGCTGTTAACGGGCATTGCCTTAACACCGGGTACTGTGGTTAAAGCGGCCGAAAACCAATGGGATGAGAAACTTGCCGGCGTTTTTGAAAAGCAAGCCCTGCACCTGGAGGTGAACGGTGTGAAGCAGGAACTGATGGTTGAACCACGTGTAACCCTGCTGGAAGTACTGCGCGAACATCTCGGCCTTACAGGTACCAAAAAAGGTTGCGACCGCGGCCAGTGCGGTGCTTGTACCGTGCATGTAAATGGCGTACGCATTAACTCATGCCTGAGCCTTGCATTAACAAATGATGGTAAAAAGATAACCACTATTGAAGGCCTTGCCAAAGAGGAAGAGCTGCACCCCATGCAGGAGGCTTTTATTAAACATGATGGTTTTCAGTGCGGATATTGTACATCGGGGCAGATCATGTCGGCTGTGGCTTTGCTTAAAGAGGGGCATGCCGGTTCTGAAACCGAGATCAGGGAGTTTATGAGCGGTAACATTTGCCGTTGCGGCGCTTATCCCAATATTGTTAAAGCTATTCAGGAAGTTAAAGGAGATATGGTATGA
- a CDS encoding xanthine dehydrogenase family protein subunit M, which translates to MNQFQYARPAEKAAAIKSLAKEPNGYFLAGGTNLVDMMKMGLVVPDKLVDINRLPLKKIEKTASGMHIGALASNSEVAEHDYVKAQYPLLAMAINAGASPQLRNMATVGGNLMQRTRCPYFFDTAMPCNKRTPGSGCGALEGINRMHALFGASDKCIAVNPSDMNVALAALDATIHVTGVKGPRTIKIGDFHRLPGDHPELDNTLQKGELITAVDLPVASSAYNQHVYYLKIRDRTSYAFALVSVAAALHIENNTITGARLAMGGVAHKPWRLTTAEAFLKGKAVNEDNFKQAAQIAMQGAKAYEYNKFKLRLAPNAIVQSLKMATGLAS; encoded by the coding sequence ATGAACCAGTTTCAATATGCGCGACCAGCCGAAAAAGCTGCCGCCATTAAATCATTGGCGAAAGAACCAAACGGGTACTTTTTGGCAGGCGGGACCAATTTGGTTGATATGATGAAAATGGGACTGGTGGTACCGGATAAGCTGGTGGATATTAACCGCCTCCCGCTTAAAAAGATAGAGAAAACTGCCTCGGGTATGCATATCGGTGCATTAGCCTCCAATAGCGAGGTTGCCGAGCATGATTATGTAAAGGCACAGTACCCATTGCTGGCGATGGCTATCAATGCCGGTGCTTCGCCGCAGCTGCGCAATATGGCCACCGTTGGGGGGAATCTTATGCAGCGTACCCGCTGTCCTTATTTTTTTGATACTGCTATGCCTTGCAATAAACGTACACCCGGAAGCGGTTGCGGAGCGCTGGAGGGGATCAACCGTATGCATGCCCTTTTTGGCGCAAGTGATAAATGTATTGCAGTTAACCCCAGCGATATGAACGTAGCACTGGCTGCGTTGGATGCCACCATCCATGTAACAGGTGTAAAAGGCCCGAGAACCATTAAGATTGGCGATTTTCATCGCTTGCCAGGAGATCATCCCGAACTTGATAATACCCTGCAAAAAGGCGAGCTGATCACCGCGGTTGATCTGCCTGTTGCATCATCTGCTTATAACCAGCATGTTTACTATTTGAAAATTCGCGACCGCACATCATATGCCTTTGCCCTGGTTTCGGTGGCTGCTGCTTTGCATATCGAAAATAATACTATTACAGGCGCAAGGCTGGCCATGGGTGGGGTGGCACATAAGCCATGGCGTTTAACCACTGCCGAAGCATTTTTAAAAGGTAAAGCTGTTAACGAGGATAATTTTAAGCAGGCTGCGCAAATTGCCATGCAGGGAGCAAAGGCCTATGAGTATAACAAGTTTAAGTTAAGGCTTGCCCCTAATGCCATTGTACAATCCTTAAAAATGGCAACCGGCCTTGCATCATAA